In Litoreibacter ponti, the genomic stretch CTGAGTTTGATCGGCCCAATCATCGTGCTCTCTTGCCCCTGCCAGTTCCGCTTGCCACCCGGTCGCCGTGCGCGCGATCGCCGCGTAAGCTGTTTGCGGCTTGGGCTGGCGGCGGCAGGCGAGGAAGCCGTACCACGCCGCGCGGTACACCCGCGCCGTCACGGGACCGGATTTCAGCGCGGGCTGTCCAGAGACGGGATCGACGACCGGAGCCGTCAAGCTGTTGATTGCACCTGCCTTGGTGCGTTGGCGTGTCCAGTGCATCGGTGCGAACAAGTGGCCCGGTGCGCCGCGATCAGTGACCATGGCCCGCAACAGCGCCTTGCCATAGATGCTTTCAACTTCGATCACAGCGCCCGGATCGACGTTCAGATCAGTCGCGTCGTCCGGGTGGATCGCCACATAGGGTTCAGCCAGATGCGCTCCCAGCCGTGGGGATTTTCCTGTGCGCGTCATGGTGTGCCACTGGTCCCGGTTTCTGCCCGTATTCAGGGCGAAGCGCGGCTTGGAGAGCTTGGGCGCAGTGACAGCGACCATCTGCGCTTTGCCATCCGCGTGATAAAACTGTCCGTCGGCAAAGAAGCGGTGACCGTTGCGTGGCCATTGGGTCGGCACCAAGGCGGCATAATCGGCATCGGCGAAGATGCTCAGATCGAGGTCGCGCGGGAAGTGCGACGTAGCCGCATCCAGGGCGACATATTCAGCGAAGATATCTCTCGGAGAGTTGTAGTTAAAGGCCTGACCGTGGCCCATGCGTCGGGCCACATCGCTGATGATGTCCCAGTCGGCGCGGGCTTGTCCCGGCGCGGGCAAGAACGCCCGCTGGCGCGAGATGCGCCGCTCGGAATTGGTGACTGTGCCGTCCTTTTCGCCCCAGCCCAGAGCGGGCAGAAGCACCTGTGACAGGTCGCAGGTGTCGGTGCGCGCCATGATGTCGGAAGTGACGACAAACGGGACTCTCTTTATGGCGTCGGCAACGCCATCGGCATCCGGCAGGGACACCGCAGGGTTCGTGGACATGACCCACAGCGCCTTGATTTTTCCGTCCGCGCAGGCCTGGAACAGGTCGACGGCCTTCAAGCCGGGGCGGGAGCAGATCGTGGGGCTTTGCCAGAAATTCTGAACCGCGACGCGGTGGTCTGCATCCGCGATCTCAAGATGGTTGGCCAGCATGTTGGCCAAACCGCCAACCTCGCGCCCCCCCATGGCATTGGGCTGCCCTGTGGCCGAAAACGGCCCCATGCCGGGCTTGCCGATCCGCCCCGTCGCAAGGTGGCAGTTCAGGATCGCGTTGACCTTGTCGGTGCCGACCTTCGATTGATTCACGCCTTGGGAGTAGACCGTCACGACCTTGTCGGTTCCGCCCCAAAGACGGAAGAAAGTGGCAAGCTCCTGTTCTGTGAGGCCGGTATCCCTGAGGTCAGACGTTTGCGCTGACGCAATGGCTTCTGCCACGCCGTTTACATGCGCGGACGTATACGTCGCATCGATCTTGCCGGTCTGTGCCAGATGCGCCAACAGGCCGTTGAACAGCGCGACATCCCCGTCCGGTGCGATGGACAAGTGCAAGTCCGCCAGATCGCTTGTGGCTGTCCGGCGTGGGTCAATGTTGACGACGCGCAAGCCGGGACGTGCCTCTTTTGCCGCCGCGATGCGCTGATAGAGCACCGGATGGCACCACGCGAGATTTGATCCGACCAGCACAACCAGGTCGGCCTGCTCCAGATCCTCATAGGTTCCCGGCACCGTGTCCGTTCCAAACGCGCGCTTGTGGCCTGCCACGGAGGACGCCATGCAAAGACGCGAATTCGTGTCGATATTGGCCGAGCCGATAAAGCCCTTCATCAGCTTGTTGGCGACGTAGTAGTCCTCGGTCAGCAACTGGCCTGAGGCATAGAAGGCGACGCTATCGGGCCCGTGTTCTGCGATGGCCGCGCTGAATGTCCCGGCGACAAGATCAAGCGCCGTGTCCCAATCGCTGCGCGCGCCATTCACCGTGGGGTGCAGCAACCGGCCCTCAAGATCGATCGTCTCACCGAGGGCGGCGCCCTTGGAACACAGCCGCCCAAAGTTTGCCGGATGATCCGGGTCTCCCTTGATGGTGCCGTCTGCGTTCGTCAGAACGCCGCAGCCAACCCCGCAATAGGGACAGGTTGTGCGGGTCAGGCTCATGCGGCAGTCCTTGCCCGCAGGAAGGTGCGGTCCAGCAGAATGCGCCCGCCCTCGACCCGGGCAGGGTAAGTGGTGACGCGGCCCTCGTCGGCGCCCTGCGCCTCGCCGGTCTCCAGCGAAATGACCCAATTGTGCAACGGGCAGGTCACCGACTTGCCATGCACGATCCCCTCGGCCAGCGGCCCCGCCTTGTGCGGGCAGGCATTGTTCAACGCGAACACCTCGTCTTGCGCTGTGCGAAAGACGGCCACGCACCCGAGCGCGGTCTTGACCATTCGTGCGCCGCGCTTGGGGATGTCGCTGAGGGGGGCGATGTCGATCCAGTTGCTCATTCGGCGGCCTCCAGAGACAGGTTGGCAAGAGGCTGATAGCTTTGCGCCTTGTCGCGGGCGTGTTCGGCCCACGGGTCGCGGCGGTAGATGGACTGGCTCAGCTCAAAGCGATCCACCAACGCGGCGCGCTCGGTCTCGATGCGCTCCTTGATCCAGTCGAGCCCGACCTTGTTCATCCATTTGTAGATACGGTCGAGATACTTTGCGTTCTCGCGGTAAAGCTGGGTCACGGCCTTGATCGTGTCGATGGCCTCCTGCTCTGACGCGACCTGAACCAGCAGCTCCGTCTCCTTGACATCCATGCCAGCGGCACCGCCGATGCTGACCTGATAGCCGCTATCGACGCACACCACGCCGATGTCCTTGCAGGTCGCCTCGGCGCAGTTGCGCGGGCAGCCGGAGACCGCGAGCTTGAGCTTGTGTGGCGTCCATGAGCCCCAAAGCTCCTTTTCGAGCTTGATGCCCAAGCCGGTGCTGTCCTGGGTGCCGAAACGGCAGTGGTCGGTGCCAACGCAGGTTTTCACGGTGCGCAGACCCTTGGAATAGGCATGGCCGGAGACCATTCCAGCCGCGTTCAGATCGGCCCAGATGTCCGGCAGGTCTTCGCCGCGAACACCCAGCAGATCAATACGCTGGCCGCCGGTGACCTTGACCGTTGGCACTGCATATTTGTCGGCCGCGTCGGCGATGGCGCGCAGCTCGTTGGGGGTGGTGATGCCGCCCCACATGCGCGGGACCACGGAGAACGTGCCATCCTTTTGGATGTTGGCGTGCTTGCGTTCATTGATGAAGCGCGATTGCGGATCGTCCTGGTATTCGAGGGGCCAATCCGCCAGCAAATAGAAGTTCAGCGCCGGGCGGCAGACATGACAGCCATCGACGGTCTTCCAGGCGCATTCCTGCCAAACCGCGGGCATCGAGGTCAGCCTTTGTGATTTGATCATGCGGCGCACGTCCTCATGGGTCATGTCTGTGCAGCCACAGATGCTTGCCGCAGCGGGCAGGACGAAATCGTCGCCCAGCGTCACCGCCAACACCTGCTCTACCAGCCCGGTGCAGGTCCCGCAGGACGCGCTGGCCTTGGTGGTGGCCTTGATTGCGCCCAGATCAGAGGCGCCCGCAGCAATCGCGTCTTCGATTTGCCCTTTGCAGATTCCGTTGCAGCCACAGATCTCCGCGTCACGCGGTAAGGCTGCAACAGCTGCTAAAGGGTCCAGGGGGGTCCCCCCTTGATAGGCGGGGCCAAAGATCAGCGTGTCGCGCATGTCGGAAATGTCGGTCTTGTCGCGGATCAGGCCGAAGAACCAGTTGCTGTCGGCAGTGTCGCCATACATGACCACGCCGATCACGACGTTGTCGGTGATCACGAGCCTTCGGTAAACCCCGCGCGCCGGGTCTCGGAACACGATGTCCTCGCGGCCCTCGCCATCTGCGAAATCGCCCGCGCTGAACAGATCGCACCCGGTGACCTTCAGCTTGGTCGACAGCTCCTTTTGAACGAACTGCGCGTCCTCGCCCATCAGCGTCGCGGCGGCCACCTTGGCTTGGTCATAAAGCGGAGCGACGAGGCCGAAGATCGCGCCGTCATGCTCCACGCATTCGCCCACGGCGAGGATGTTGGCGTCGGATGTCACCATCTGGTCGTCCACATGGATGCCCCGACCCACGGCCAACCCGCTGTCCTGCGCAAGCGACACGTTGGGGCGGATGCCGACGGCCATGACCAGCAGATCGCATGGCAGCTCGGTTCCGTCATCGAGCAGCAAGGCGCGGACATGGCCGTCCTTGCCCAGTATCTCTTTAGAGTTGGCGGAGCATTTGACCGTGATGCCCTTGTCGACAAGGGCTTTGCGCAACAGGTAGCCCGCCGCCTCGTCAAGCTGGCGCTCCATCAGGTGGCCCATGATGTGAACGACGGTGACGTCCACGCCGCGCGCGGCCATGCCGGCGGCGGCCTCGAGCCCCAGCAACCCGCCGCCGATCACGACGCATTTGTGCTCTGGGCCAAGGCCCATCATGCGCTCCGTGTCCTCCAGGTCGCGGTAGGCGATGACGCCGTCCAAATGGGCGCCTGGCAGTGGAATCATGAACGGATTGGAGCCGGTCCCAAAGACCAGCTTGTCGTAGACCAGCACCTCGCCCGTCGCCAGAGTGACGGTCCGGGCTTTGCGGTCAATGGCTTGTACGAAGCAGCCAAAGCGGGTGCTGATGCCGTGTTGTGCGTACCAGTCGTCATCATGGGTGACGATCTCGGCATATGTCTTCTCGCCGGACAGTACGGGGGAGAGCATGATGCGGTTATAGTTGCCGCGCGGCTCGCCGTTGATCAGGGTGATATCGTAGTCGGCATTGGCGTCGACCAAGGTCTCCAACATCCTGCCCGTCGCCATGCCTGCGCCGATGACGATCAGTTTCTGGGTCATGTCAGTCACTCCGCTGCAATGGCTTTGGGTTTCGGCGTGGCGCCGTGCTCGTATTCCTCAAGGAAGTCGAGCACCTCTTGGCGGTAGGTGTAGTAGTCGGGATGCTCCAGCAGCGCCTTACGGGTGCGGGGGCGGGGCAGGTTCACGTCTGTGATCTTGCCGATGGTGGCCTGCGGGCCGTTGGTCATCATCACGACCCGATCGGCCAGCAAGATTGCCTCGTCGACATCATGGGTGACGCAGATGGCAGTGACCTTGGTGCGCGACCAGACCTCCATCAGCACCTCTTGCAGCTCCCAGCGGGTGAGGCTGTCGAGCATGCCAAACGGCTCGTCGAGGAGCAGCAGCTTGGGAGACAGGGCGAAGGCCCGGGCGATGCCGACGCGTTGCTTCATGCCGTTGGACAGCGATGCCGCGCCTTTGTTCATGCTGTCGGCAAGGCCGACGCGTTCGAGGTAGTATTCGACCACGTCCTGCCGCTCCGCCTGGCTGGCCTTGGGGTAGACCTTGTCCACGCCGATGGCGACGTTTTCCTTGGCGGTGAGCCATGGGAACAGGTTGGGTGACTGGAACACCACGGCGCGTTCCGGGTCGGCCCCTTCGACATTCCAGCCATCGAGCCGGATCGCGCCCTTGGAGATCGGGTTCAGCCCGGCGGCCATGGTCAGCACGGTTGACTTGCCACAGCCGGAATGGCCGATGAGCGAAATGAACTCGCCCTTTTTAATCTTGAGGTCGAAGTTCTCGACCACGGTCAGCGGTCCCTTCGGGGTTGGGTAGACCTTGTCGAGCTGCGAGAAGTTGAGGAATCGCTCTTCGATGGCGCTTTCCTGCGCCTTGGCCACTGCCGCGGGCACGCTGTGGATCGGTGTCACATTTGGAAGTATGCGCGAGCCCTCGACCTTGGAGGCAATGCCCACATCCATGAGATAACTCGTGACCTGCGCGCGCAGAGACTTGAACGCGGCGTTGCTATTCATGGCGATGCGGTCGCGGGAGCGGGGGATGGAGACCTTGAACTCGTCGCCAAGCGTGCCGTTGGGGTTCAGGGCGATGATGCGGTCGGCGAGGATGATCGCCTCGTCCACGTCATTGGTGATCAGCACGCAGGTCTTCTTGTCGGCTTCCCAGATCGCCTCGATCTCGTCTGCGAGGTTGGCGCGGGTGAGCGCATCGAGTGCCGACAGCGGCTCATCCAGCAGCAGCATCTCCGGGTCCATCGCCAAGGCGCGGGCGACGTTGACCCGCTGACGCATGCCGCCCGATAGCTCTGCCGGACGGCGGGTGGCGGCATGGCTCAGCCCCACCATGGCAACGTAATGGTCCACCTTGGCCGCCCGCTCGGACGCGCTGAGATCAGGGAACATCGTATCCACCGCCAGCGCGACATTGCCGTTGACCGTCAGCCAAGGCATCAGCGAATAGCTTTGGAAAATGACGCCGCGCTCGCGGCCGGGCTCCAGGATGGGCGCGTCTTTGAAGGTGACCGTGCCACTGGTCGGCTGCTCCAGCCCCGCCATCAGATTGATCAGCGTCGTCTTGCCGGTGCCCGAGAAGCCAAGGATGACGACGAATTCCCCTTCCTCGACGCTGAGGTTGATGTCCTTCAGGACGGGTGTGTCGCCGTAGCTTTGGCAGACGTTCTTGAACTCTAGGATGCTCATCTGGGTCACCGGTTGTTCGAGAAGGTGAACATGGATTGCAGCGCGTACATCACCCGATCCAGAAGGAAGCCGATCAGGCCGATGGTGAACACCGCGACCATGATGCGGGCGAGCGATTGCGAGCTGCCGTTTTGGAATTCGTCCCACACGAATTTTCCAAGGCCGGGGTTCTGCGCCAGCATTTCCGCGGCGATCAACACCATCCAACCGACGCCCAGTGACAGCCGCAGCCCGGTGAAGATCAACGGCAGCGCGGAGGGCAGCACCAGCTTGGTGATCTTGGTGTAGGTGTTCATCTTCAACACGCGGCTGACCGAAACGAGGTCCTTGTCGATCGAGCTGACGCCAAGGGCGGTGTTTATCAGTGTGGGCCAAAGCGAGCACAGCGTCACCGTGATGGCCGACACAAGGAACGACTTGGAGAACATCCCGTCATTGGTGGTGTAGACTGCTGACACAATCATGGTGACGATCGGCAGCCATGCCAGCGGCGATACCGGTTTGAAAATCTGGATCAGAGGGTTCAGCGCCGCGTTGGCCGTGGCCGACAGGCCCGCCGCGATGCCCAAGGGAATGGCGACAATGGACGCGATCAGGAAGCCGAAGAACACCGTCAGGATCGAGGTCCAGATCTGGTCGTAATAGGTGGGCTTGCCGGTGTAGACGCGCTCGCGGACGCGGTCCTCGCGACGGCTCGCGATAAGGTCGGCATTGCGTTTTTCCTGACGCTCGTAGAACGCGGTCTCGCGGCCTTTCTCGCGCAGGTAATCCGCATGAAGTGACCCGACCTGCTCCCAAACCTGCACGGGTCCGGGCACAGCGCCGAGCGACGTTTGCACTTTGGGCGCAAGGGTGCCCCAGGCCACCAAGAACAGTGATATTGCGAGCAGCGGCACCCCCAGAAGGCGCCAGATCTCGCCCGCCTGCGCGCGTGGGTTGTCGCCTGCGGCGGCTTTCAGGATCGGGGTCAGCCACGCCAGCCCCAGAACCTTGAACCAGGCGTCCGCCTTGTTGATACGGGCGAAGCGCCGCGTGCGGCGCGCCTCTGTGTCGAGCGTTTGTGGGTCAATCGCGGTCATGTCTGATGTCCAACTGCTTCTGTGTGGAAAGGCTGGGAAGGGCGCCCGGCTTGCGGGGCGCCCTTGGGTGTCGCTTAGCCGTCGACCCGGCCATTGGTGACCGTCTGGCCGGATTTCAGACCAATGGGCAGGCTGTCGATATAGGCGTTGGGGGTGCGGCCATCATAGGGAATGCCGTCGATGATATCGGCAGCGGGCGTCGCCACCTTGAAGCCATCGCTGTCCCACGGGAAGTCCGCCTCGTTTGCCATGCCGTCATCGACGAGCATCCGTGCTGCCTGAAGGTAGATGTCCGGGCGATAGACGTCAGCAGCCACGTCGAAATACCACTGATCGGGCTTGGTCTCGTCGATCTGGCCCCAGCGGCGCATCTGGGTCAGATACCAGATCGCGTCGGAGTAGAACGGGTAGGTCGCGTTGTAGCGAAAGAACACGTTGAAGTCCGGCGCGGGGCGCACGTCGCCTTTTTCGAACTCGAAGAAGCCGGTCATCGAGTTGGCGATCACCTCGGCATCGGCACCGACATATTCAGGGCGCGACAGCATCTGCACCGCTTCTTCGCGATTGGCGTTGTCATTTTCATCCAGCCAGATCGCGGCGCGGATCAGCGCCTTGGTCAGTGCCAGTGTCGTGTTCGGGTTTTCCTCGGCGAACTCCTTGGTGATGCCGAACACCTTTTCGGGGTTGTTCTTCCACATGTCGTAGTCGGTGATGACCGGCACGCCGATGCCCTTGAACACCGCCTGCTGGTTCCAAGGCTCGCCCACGGCATAGCCAAAGATCGTGCCAGCCTCCATCGTGGCTGGCATTTGCGGTGGCGGCGTCACTGAAAGAAGCACGTCGGCGCCGATCTGGCCGGAGATGTCTTGCGGGCTGTAATAGCCGGGCTCCAGCCCGCCCGCGGCAAGCCAGTAGCGAATTTCGTAGTTGTGGGTCGAGACGGGGAAAACCATGCCCATGTTGAAGGGCTCCCCGCGGTCCTTGTAATCCTCGACGACCGGGGCGAGTGCCGCGGCGCTGATCGGGTGCTGCGGGCGGCCGTCCTCCATCAATGGCACATTGGGTTTCATCTGTGCCCAGATGTCGTTGGATACCGTGATGCCGTTGCCGTTCAGGTCCATCGAAAAGGGCGTGATGATCGGTGCTTCGGTCCCGTAGCCAATCGTGGCCGCCAAAGGCTGGCCCGCCAGCATATGTGCCCCGTCCAGCTCGCCACTTATCACACCGTCAAGCAGCACTTTCCAGTTCGCCTGCGCTTCGAGGGTGACAAACAAGCCTTCGTCCTCGAAATAGCCAAGCTCGTAGGCCACCGCCAAGGGCGCCATGTCCGTCAGCTTGATGAACCCAAGGGTCAGGTCCTCTTTCTCAAGGTCGAGAATGTCTGCGAAGGCCGGTGACGCGAGGATCGTCGAGGCAGTCAGTAGAGTAGCAATGGTAGTTTTCATCAGATCGTCCTTTGCAATGGCCCGAGAAAAAGGCCGAAAACGAAAAAAGCCGCGCGTAGGGTTCACGGGGGAGGAGGTCCGTGATCCATACGAGCGGCTTTGCTCTTGGGAGGGCAGAAACCAACACTGGTCGCTGCGATCGTTTGGGCGTCGTTGCCCTTTGAGCCAGTGAAGTCTTAGGCGGGCGAATTGCGCAATGGCTTTTCTGCGTTGCCGCGCAATTTCATGCCGCGATGCAGAAACTGCCTACGAATTCGGCACACTCACCCGGCGAAGTCGAAGGTTTTGCCGTCAAAAAAGGCATCCGGAGCAAGAATCATATGGCCACGCGTCGAGGCTACGGCGGTTTCGAACTTCAGCGCACCTTCGACCTTTTCGGACGCGCCGGGCATATCCACCCCGACGCCGCTGAGATTCTGCCGATACAAGTCCGACCGGAAACAGGCCTTGGCCTTCTCGATGCCTACCGCATCCGCGCCAAGGTGGTGCGCGATCCATGCAGCCTGACTGCGCCACGGAAACGATGCGGCATGTCTATTGAAGCCCACGAAACGTTCGACAGTCCGTGGGGCGGCGTGCAGCCGAGGCACGATCTGGCCCGACAGCGCGGGGTCAATGAGGTCCGGCGACATGCTGAGATGTTCGCTGCGCGCCAATATCTCGACGGCCAGGGTTCGGTTCTTGGATGAGTCCAACCAAGATGATGCATGATAAACGGCCCGCATCAATCTCCGCACGGAGTCTGTGTTGTTCTCGACCCAATCGTGGCGGGCGGCCAGCACCTTTTCGGGGGCAAACTTCCAGACATCGCCGCCTGTCATCATGACCTGACCGACATTTCTCTGGACGGCGACGCTTCCCCAAGGCTCACCGACCCAGAAAGCGTCGACGAACTCCTCCGCAACGGCGTCCGCCATGCGCGGTGGCGGCACCGTGACTTCCTCAACGGCGAAACCCTCGTCAGCCGACGTCCAATAGGACAAGAGAAGTCGGTGCATCGAATAATGGAAAGGAACGCCAATGCGCAGCGGCCCGCTACTATGCGCACGGAGCGCAGACAAGAGCGCATCCGCATCCCCGAACGGAACATCGCCCAACTTTGCCGCGACAGCGTTGGAGACACCAAAAACCGTGCCATTCACCGACAATACCATCAAAGTGTCGACCCGCGCTGGCAGTCCGCCCAATCCCATCGACATGGCGACAGGCATAGGGGAAAGCATCTGCGCCGCCTCTAGATGACCCAGAGCCAACATATCGCGCAGCGCAGACCAGGAAGGCTGCCGCACAAGATTGAGGGCGAGCCCCTCTTCGGCCGCAAACCCAAGTTCTTTTGCGATCACCAAGGGCGCGCAGTCCACCAGGGGAACGTAGCCGCAGTTCAGGACGGTCCCGTTCATGATAACAGATCCGCTGCGGTGACCAGCGCCTGCGCAACGTCGATGACCTTGCGGTTCTGGTCCATCGCGGTCTTGCGCAAAAGGCTGTACGCCTCGTCTTCGGACATATCGCGCTGACGCATCAAGATGCCCTTTGCCCGGTCGATGGTCTTGCGGTCTTCCAAGGCCTGTTTCGCCGCGTCCAGTTCCGATTGCATCTGCCGCATGACCTTGAACCGCGCGATTGCTGTCTCAAGAACGGATTTGATCCTTTCCATCTTGAGGCCATCCACAACATACGCGCTGACCCCGGCGTTTAGGGCTGCTTGTGTAAGATCTTCGTCGGTGTGATCCACAAACAGCGCGACGGGGCGTTTCGACGATTCCGTCGCATCAGAAATATGCTCGAGAGTGTCGCGGTCCGGGTTGGTCAGGTCGATCAGAACGATATCTGGAACGAACTCCTTGACTGTCCGGTTCAGCCCCGAAATGCGCGCCAAGGCTTTCACATCCGACCAACCCGCGTCGGTCAATGCATTGATGATGCCGAGAACGCGCTCGGGATCGGGTTCAACGACAAGAATGCGCAAGTCACGGTCCATGCCGCGTGCATCAATCCGGGTCGAGCGAACGTCAACCGCGCGCGCCGAGGGCACGCGGTTCTTCCCTGTGCGTCTGCACCAAAAGCGAGCAACTCCGGTGCCGCTGCCTATCCTTTGCGCGCCTTGCGAGCCAAACGGCCCCCGAAACTCGTCGATGCTTTGAAAGCCACATCGGTCTGGTGATCTAAGCGCAGTTTACTTTCACCCCCGAAATGCCAGTGACGGTGTGTCCCCGGTTACACGGACTCTTTCGAAACAGGGCCTCTCAACTGCCGCAACGAATGGCGGCTCCGGGGAAGGTGCACTGCAGCGAGGCTATGCTGACATCTGAATGGCGCGGATTAGGCGCATCTCATTCCATCAAATACTGGTGTGGCCTGAGCCATATTTTCGATCGAGCACCGGTGCTTCGCTCTACGCTCGATTGCGCAAAAGATGTGACAAGAGCAACAGGCAGGCCAGCGCACCGCCGGCCATTATCACCAATGGCGACTTCCAAAGTATCAACACCGCTGCAAGAATGCGCAGCGAGGATACCCAACCAGACAACGCTGCTTGATCGTAGCTGGCCAGAGCGGAAGCCAGTAAGTACAGCGCTGCTACAAGCCTGCAAAGGAGCAGGATAAGCGAGCCATAATCTGGCTCGCCCGAATATCCATCCATGAGCACGCGCCGTCCGGACTCGTCGGTGATCGTGACGGCCTCGGGGATCAGCAGCAATTCGGGGTACCAGGCGAACACAAAGGGGATCGTGAACATCACGATGCCAACCCGCACTGCCGAGAATGCCGTGCGCATGGGCTCGGCCCCCGTGATCGACGACGCCGCAAATGCTGCAACCGCAACGGGTGGCGTGATGGCCGAGGCCACGGCGAAGTAGAAGACGAACATATTGGCGGTGAAAAAGCTGACGCCGAGCTGCGCCAGAAGCGGCCCAAGTAACAAGGCGACGTTCACATAGGCCGGAACGGTTGGCATCCCCATGCCCAAGAGGATCGCGCAAAACATGGCACAGACGAGTGCGAGCATTAGATAGACGCCACCGGAAATCGGGATGTCGTAGCCCAGAATGCGGATTGACGTGACCTGCTCCAACCATGTTGTGACCGCACGGGTCAGCTCACCCGTCAGGCCACTTTCGTTCAGGAAGGCGGCGATGATCGACACTGCAAAGAGTAAAAGAAACAAGCGCGAGATAAGGATGCCCCCTTCGCCGAGGGCCGTGGCAATCCTGCTGGGTTCTGCGCGAGTATCTGGGTCCAAAAGCATCAGGGGAAGCAAGATCGCGACGGCCCACCAGCCAGCCGAAACGGCGTCGCCGGTTGCGTTGACGATGGTCTGAACGACCGCGTTAGGCAGCATGACCGCAATCCAACTTTCGCCGATCGCATCCTTGTTTCCCAAAAGCAAAAACAGGATCACAAGTATAGGCAGAAAGATGATCCAAAGGTTCCGCCAGTCCTGCCGCTCCATGATCAGATCGTCGGGAATGGTCCGCATCGGCTCGACCTTTTCGCGTCTGGCTTGGAACATGACGGCCAGAAAAATCGAGAAGAAGAACGCAATGGCCGGGATGAAGGCCGCCGTTATCACCTTGGTGTAGGGCACCGCGGTCAGCGCGACCAAGACGAAGGCGGCAATGCCCATGACCGGAGGCATGATCTGCCCGCCCGAAGACGCAGCCGCCTCGACCCCGCCTGCAAATTGCGGCGAAAAGCCATTGCGCCGCATCATCGGAATGGTGAGCCGCCCGGTCGACAGCACATTCGTGACCGGCCCGCCCGTGATTGTGCCAAACATGGCTGAGGAGACAATGGCGGCATGGGCCGGCCCACCGCGCAGGTTCCGCGTCAGCCGCACGGCCAGTTTGATCAGCGACGTGCCGCCCGCCGATGATCCGAAAAGCGCCCCCAAGACAACGTAGGGGAAGACCTGATTGATGATGATGTCCATGAACCGGCCCATGAAGCCATCGGGTGTAATGAAGACATTCGTTGCCTTCTGGATCGCTGAGGCCAAGGCGTCCCCTCCATCCGCGCCCAGTTTGGTCAGAAGGAAGTTGTTGTCGCTCAGCTCAAAGACCCAGATCAGGGCCGTCGAAACTGTGTAGA encodes the following:
- a CDS encoding nitrate reductase; translated protein: MSLTRTTCPYCGVGCGVLTNADGTIKGDPDHPANFGRLCSKGAALGETIDLEGRLLHPTVNGARSDWDTALDLVAGTFSAAIAEHGPDSVAFYASGQLLTEDYYVANKLMKGFIGSANIDTNSRLCMASSVAGHKRAFGTDTVPGTYEDLEQADLVVLVGSNLAWCHPVLYQRIAAAKEARPGLRVVNIDPRRTATSDLADLHLSIAPDGDVALFNGLLAHLAQTGKIDATYTSAHVNGVAEAIASAQTSDLRDTGLTEQELATFFRLWGGTDKVVTVYSQGVNQSKVGTDKVNAILNCHLATGRIGKPGMGPFSATGQPNAMGGREVGGLANMLANHLEIADADHRVAVQNFWQSPTICSRPGLKAVDLFQACADGKIKALWVMSTNPAVSLPDADGVADAIKRVPFVVTSDIMARTDTCDLSQVLLPALGWGEKDGTVTNSERRISRQRAFLPAPGQARADWDIISDVARRMGHGQAFNYNSPRDIFAEYVALDAATSHFPRDLDLSIFADADYAALVPTQWPRNGHRFFADGQFYHADGKAQMVAVTAPKLSKPRFALNTGRNRDQWHTMTRTGKSPRLGAHLAEPYVAIHPDDATDLNVDPGAVIEVESIYGKALLRAMVTDRGAPGHLFAPMHWTRQRTKAGAINSLTAPVVDPVSGQPALKSGPVTARVYRAAWYGFLACRRQPKPQTAYAAIARTATGWQAELAGAREHDDWADQTQRLVGVPDADISVQTDIASGTTRIALVQGGTIEALMFVAPRPVVVARNAVIGLIGTDTPPLAALAGRNAANLCDPGATICACFNVGRNTLISAIAAGAHSVTALGDATCAGTNCGSCRPELKSLIAEASMPMAAE
- the nirD gene encoding nitrite reductase small subunit NirD, which gives rise to MSNWIDIAPLSDIPKRGARMVKTALGCVAVFRTAQDEVFALNNACPHKAGPLAEGIVHGKSVTCPLHNWVISLETGEAQGADEGRVTTYPARVEGGRILLDRTFLRARTAA
- the nirB gene encoding nitrite reductase large subunit NirB, giving the protein MTQKLIVIGAGMATGRMLETLVDANADYDITLINGEPRGNYNRIMLSPVLSGEKTYAEIVTHDDDWYAQHGISTRFGCFVQAIDRKARTVTLATGEVLVYDKLVFGTGSNPFMIPLPGAHLDGVIAYRDLEDTERMMGLGPEHKCVVIGGGLLGLEAAAGMAARGVDVTVVHIMGHLMERQLDEAAGYLLRKALVDKGITVKCSANSKEILGKDGHVRALLLDDGTELPCDLLVMAVGIRPNVSLAQDSGLAVGRGIHVDDQMVTSDANILAVGECVEHDGAIFGLVAPLYDQAKVAAATLMGEDAQFVQKELSTKLKVTGCDLFSAGDFADGEGREDIVFRDPARGVYRRLVITDNVVIGVVMYGDTADSNWFFGLIRDKTDISDMRDTLIFGPAYQGGTPLDPLAAVAALPRDAEICGCNGICKGQIEDAIAAGASDLGAIKATTKASASCGTCTGLVEQVLAVTLGDDFVLPAAASICGCTDMTHEDVRRMIKSQRLTSMPAVWQECAWKTVDGCHVCRPALNFYLLADWPLEYQDDPQSRFINERKHANIQKDGTFSVVPRMWGGITTPNELRAIADAADKYAVPTVKVTGGQRIDLLGVRGEDLPDIWADLNAAGMVSGHAYSKGLRTVKTCVGTDHCRFGTQDSTGLGIKLEKELWGSWTPHKLKLAVSGCPRNCAEATCKDIGVVCVDSGYQVSIGGAAGMDVKETELLVQVASEQEAIDTIKAVTQLYRENAKYLDRIYKWMNKVGLDWIKERIETERAALVDRFELSQSIYRRDPWAEHARDKAQSYQPLANLSLEAAE
- a CDS encoding ABC transporter ATP-binding protein, whose amino-acid sequence is MSILEFKNVCQSYGDTPVLKDINLSVEEGEFVVILGFSGTGKTTLINLMAGLEQPTSGTVTFKDAPILEPGRERGVIFQSYSLMPWLTVNGNVALAVDTMFPDLSASERAAKVDHYVAMVGLSHAATRRPAELSGGMRQRVNVARALAMDPEMLLLDEPLSALDALTRANLADEIEAIWEADKKTCVLITNDVDEAIILADRIIALNPNGTLGDEFKVSIPRSRDRIAMNSNAAFKSLRAQVTSYLMDVGIASKVEGSRILPNVTPIHSVPAAVAKAQESAIEERFLNFSQLDKVYPTPKGPLTVVENFDLKIKKGEFISLIGHSGCGKSTVLTMAAGLNPISKGAIRLDGWNVEGADPERAVVFQSPNLFPWLTAKENVAIGVDKVYPKASQAERQDVVEYYLERVGLADSMNKGAASLSNGMKQRVGIARAFALSPKLLLLDEPFGMLDSLTRWELQEVLMEVWSRTKVTAICVTHDVDEAILLADRVVMMTNGPQATIGKITDVNLPRPRTRKALLEHPDYYTYRQEVLDFLEEYEHGATPKPKAIAAE